The following proteins come from a genomic window of Burkholderia stabilis:
- a CDS encoding peptidase, translated as MSFRPGTIRSPSGAECIAPSRTSGLSRIELDPQQDRHARAALEAYADSAAAEMPWLAEWLDERLRDAAQDDGSGLTYCGATIERVFDLAQAWAAGQPDYAATAWERVRGQLQRMLAQPALSARVPADDFAEPVAGIAGAD; from the coding sequence ATGTCCTTCAGACCAGGGACGATTCGAAGTCCGTCCGGAGCGGAATGCATTGCGCCGTCGCGCACGTCGGGATTGAGCCGGATCGAGCTCGACCCGCAACAGGACCGCCATGCGCGTGCCGCGCTGGAGGCCTACGCGGATTCTGCCGCGGCCGAGATGCCGTGGCTGGCGGAGTGGCTCGACGAACGGCTGCGCGATGCCGCGCAGGACGACGGCTCGGGCCTGACCTACTGCGGTGCGACGATCGAGCGCGTGTTCGATCTGGCGCAGGCGTGGGCGGCGGGCCAGCCCGACTACGCGGCGACCGCGTGGGAACGCGTGCGCGGCCAGTTGCAGCGGATGCTCGCGCAACCGGCGCTGTCGGCGCGCGTGCCTGCAGACGATTTCGCCGAGCCGGTGGCCGGCATTGCGGGTGCCGACTAG